The Candidatus Margulisiibacteriota bacterium region GCTGACAGAGATTCCACATAGCGGCGCTGCCCCTCGGCGTAAATCGTGTCAAAAGCCAACGAGGATTTGCCCGAGCCGGACACGCCGGTGATCACGGTCAGCGTATTGCGCGGTATAGTCACCTCGATATTTTGCAGATTGTGAACGCGCGCGCCTTTGATGTAGAGGTCTTCGGTAGCCATAGGAAGTCAGTTTAGCATTTATGATATAATTATAACATGACTTACAAAAATTGATTTGAGATTCCTATTTTCCGCGCCTTTGATTTTGTGCTGAAGATTAGCACGCTGACATTTTACCGGTTTGCAGGTAAAATATTTAATAATGAATGAACGCATCACGGATTTTTTTATCGGCGGCCTGCTAAAAGAGGCAGGCATTAAATTTACTCCTAACGGCAGCAATATCAAAGAAATTCAAAACGCGTTAAAACAAGCTTCCAAATCAGGTACGGGCAAGAACGGTTTCCCGGAATTTACTGCAGTAGTAGACAGTTTTGTTTTGGTTATCGAAAACAAAGCGGATATATCTAAACAGGCCAGATATGAAAATGATGACGGCCTAACTTTGGCTATAGAGAAAGACGCGGTTAAAAATTATGCCGAAAATGGCGCTCTGCATTACGCTTTGCATATTGTCAAAAATACCAGTTACAAACAAGTTTTTGCCTTTGGTTGTTCTGGTGATAAGAAGCATCATATATTGCGCCCAATTTTTGTAGGAGATAAAAAAGATTATAAGATATTGAAAGAAGTGGATAATTTCCAAAACTTTACGACGGAAAATATCGAGCGTTATTATCATGAACAAGTTTTGGAGGAAGAATCACAAGAGTTTACCGAGTTAAAAGATATTCTTAGCCGTGCTGAACAATTGCATAAAGATATGCGGAATTATGCCTCGCTGGGGGTAGCTGAAAAGCCGCTGGTTGTGTCCGCTATATTGCTGGCTTTGAACGAGCCCGAAGATCGGCAAAAACTTATCGACACTTTAAATGGTGATACAGTAAAAACAGACGGACAAAAAGTTTTTGACGCGGTGAGTTCGCATATGAAGCGAGTCAAAGTGGAGCCGCAGGTAAAACTTGATAAAGTTTTAGACCAATTTAATATTGTTAAGAATCATACTGCCTTAAACCAAAAAAACTCTGCACTTGGCAAAACGCCTTTACGTTACTTTACTGAATACGTAAGCAAGTATGTTATTGAATATGCCAAAAACAATTCTCCGGAAGATGTGCTGGGGCAGTTTTATGGCGAATTTATGAGTTACAGCGGCGGCGATGGTCAAAATCTGGGCGTAATTTTAACTCCGCCTCATATCACGGAATTATTTT contains the following coding sequences:
- a CDS encoding SAM-dependent methyltransferase is translated as MNERITDFFIGGLLKEAGIKFTPNGSNIKEIQNALKQASKSGTGKNGFPEFTAVVDSFVLVIENKADISKQARYENDDGLTLAIEKDAVKNYAENGALHYALHIVKNTSYKQVFAFGCSGDKKHHILRPIFVGDKKDYKILKEVDNFQNFTTENIERYYHEQVLEEESQEFTELKDILSRAEQLHKDMRNYASLGVAEKPLVVSAILLALNEPEDRQKLIDTLNGDTVKTDGQKVFDAVSSHMKRVKVEPQVKLDKVLDQFNIVKNHTALNQKNSALGKTPLRYFTEYVSKYVIEYAKNNSPEDVLGQFYGEFMSYSGGDGQNLGVILTPPHITELFCDLAEIKPTDILFDPCCGTGGFLIAGLHHMLNKATTAKQRDKIKKNQIYGFELRPDMFSMATTNMILRGDGKSNLLCDNFLEQNSVDLRKKKFTVGFMNPPYSQAKNKDTAHLSEINFVQHLLDSMADGARVVVIIPQSTMVGKRNEDKAIKREILKQHTLKGVITLNKNTFYRVGTNPCIAVFICHQPHPAEYEAKFIDFGDDGFVVNKHIGLMKTERAKEKRARLLACWNHNTDAETRFMVKTKVDADDEWLHSFYYFNDEIPGDADFEKTMADYLTFEFNMIIHGRGYLFGLENA